The following are encoded together in the bacterium genome:
- a CDS encoding nucleotidyltransferase family protein, producing the protein MRPGESREGRWLRRLAAEGIAPSAEGLDGARLVALARRHRLSALAGSLLAAGGSAPSFAAELVSDWRRAIGEQALAARALEEVAERFRARGVSALTFKGGDVGRRLYGPGERPSNDIDLLVAEDRLDDALAALAEAGFRTDASGFARQRRRWFSAAFRSVPCPRLLIDLHWRLGPSWRARWNEADVAARSEASPGLPAGIRRMADADVAAHLALHAVAFHGASGRWIWWLDIRRLWATSPDAAAAWRARAAEVGGLVAFDAARLRCARLFGPLAGEETLPAPGVRARLAAAHGAFWEDRAGDKLARWPVAALVVDRPLGMVAAIGRALSRPLRG; encoded by the coding sequence ATGAGGCCGGGCGAGAGTCGGGAAGGGCGTTGGCTGCGCCGTCTCGCGGCCGAGGGGATCGCGCCGTCGGCGGAAGGCTTGGACGGGGCGCGCCTGGTCGCGTTGGCCCGCCGCCATCGCCTGTCGGCGCTCGCCGGGTCGCTCCTCGCCGCCGGCGGGTCCGCGCCGTCGTTCGCGGCGGAACTGGTCTCGGACTGGCGACGCGCGATCGGGGAGCAGGCGCTCGCCGCGCGGGCGCTCGAGGAAGTGGCCGAGCGGTTTCGGGCGCGCGGCGTCTCGGCGCTGACGTTCAAGGGCGGCGACGTGGGGCGGCGGCTCTACGGGCCGGGGGAACGCCCGTCGAACGACATCGACCTGCTCGTCGCGGAGGACCGTCTGGACGACGCCTTGGCCGCGCTCGCCGAGGCGGGGTTCCGGACCGACGCGAGCGGGTTCGCCCGTCAGCGGCGGCGCTGGTTCTCGGCGGCCTTTCGCTCCGTGCCCTGTCCGCGGCTGCTGATCGACCTCCATTGGCGGCTCGGTCCGTCGTGGCGGGCGCGGTGGAACGAGGCGGACGTGGCGGCGAGGTCCGAGGCGTCGCCGGGCCTGCCGGCGGGCATTCGGCGCATGGCGGACGCCGACGTCGCGGCGCACCTCGCGCTGCACGCGGTGGCCTTCCACGGGGCCTCCGGACGCTGGATCTGGTGGCTCGACATCCGGCGGCTCTGGGCGACGTCGCCCGACGCGGCGGCGGCGTGGCGCGCGCGGGCGGCCGAGGTCGGCGGCCTCGTCGCCTTCGACGCGGCGCGGCTGCGCTGCGCCCGCCTCTTCGGCCCGCTGGCCGGCGAGGAGACGCTGCCCGCGCCGGGCGTGCGGGCGCGGCTGGCGGCGGCGCACGGCGCCTTCTGGGAGGACCGCGCGGGCGACAAGCTGGCGCGCTGGCCGGTCGCGGCGCTGGTCGTCGATCGGCCGCTGGGAATGG